One window of Inquilinus sp. Marseille-Q2685 genomic DNA carries:
- a CDS encoding class I SAM-dependent methyltransferase: MMTVGDQPRARDEAWRALTKMATIYRQSHLLYAALELQVFSRLSEDGAKAEQLAAEIGLDLLPATLLLNGLVGVGLLKKIEGRFYAEPSIQELLGAGEHSVVDQLLQHKAQNPAWLGMADILRGNAERPHESYESILFASDHMDGYLKMVRSVNAPDMAGFIDLVVAHLPRAANVLDLGGGHGEHAVLLLDRLPSAEVTLLDLPKAIEVCDRLQAKNPHRARLHLRSGDALLLSSRDEFDGIMTSDMMHSFDAEGKRRIIANCIKALRPGGILAISKFRRLRDADDTASTSMFALKVYLNSHGGYLESDEEVHEMLAEADLEGIESRRIGSDKTVIIARKPARASCAA; the protein is encoded by the coding sequence ATGATGACCGTCGGCGATCAGCCTCGCGCGCGCGACGAGGCGTGGCGTGCGCTAACGAAGATGGCCACCATCTATCGGCAGTCGCACTTGCTATACGCCGCGCTGGAGCTTCAAGTCTTTTCTCGTCTATCGGAAGACGGCGCTAAAGCGGAGCAGCTTGCAGCGGAAATCGGCCTCGATCTCCTCCCCGCAACCTTACTGCTGAACGGACTGGTCGGAGTCGGGTTGCTTAAAAAGATCGAAGGGCGATTCTACGCTGAGCCGTCGATTCAGGAGCTCCTCGGCGCTGGGGAGCATTCCGTGGTCGACCAACTGCTGCAGCACAAAGCGCAGAATCCCGCTTGGCTCGGGATGGCCGACATTCTTCGAGGCAATGCCGAGCGACCGCATGAGAGTTACGAGTCCATTCTGTTCGCGAGCGACCACATGGACGGTTACCTCAAGATGGTCAGATCGGTGAACGCGCCGGATATGGCGGGGTTTATCGACCTTGTGGTGGCGCATCTTCCACGCGCTGCCAACGTGCTGGACCTCGGCGGCGGTCACGGGGAACACGCTGTCCTATTGCTGGACCGGCTCCCTTCCGCTGAGGTCACCCTGCTCGACCTTCCAAAGGCTATTGAGGTGTGCGATCGGCTCCAGGCCAAGAATCCACATCGGGCTCGTCTCCATTTGCGCTCCGGGGACGCGCTCTTGCTGTCCTCACGCGACGAGTTCGACGGCATCATGACGAGTGACATGATGCATTCGTTCGACGCTGAAGGAAAACGCCGGATCATTGCCAATTGCATCAAGGCCTTGCGGCCTGGCGGCATACTCGCCATTTCCAAGTTCCGGCGTCTTCGGGACGCCGACGATACTGCAAGCACCTCAATGTTTGCGCTGAAAGTTTATCTCAACTCGCACGGTGGGTACCTGGAAAGCGATGAGGAGGTTCATGAAATGCTTGCAGAGGCCGATTTGGAAGGCATCGAGAGCCGGCGCATCGGATCGGACAAGACTGTCATCATTGCGCGGAAGCCGGCGCGGGCTTCCTGCGCGGCGTGA
- the wrbA gene encoding NAD(P)H:quinone oxidoreductase: protein MPQVSILVLFHSRRGHVARIGAAIASGAGEFPSVSVELRRLPDPEATGLGGPEVQIFDPDKDVDSLKAYDAIVLGAPTCFGNISPPMMEFLARTNTLWKQRALVGKVGGAFTSSASQHGGQEVTLRALHTSFLHHGMTVVGVPYLARGLGTMTELSGGTPYGASTVCGPDGARAPSVTEVEIARFQGLHTAATTAAMVRGRAALGQDMAAE, encoded by the coding sequence AATTGGAGCGGCGATAGCCTCGGGGGCGGGCGAGTTCCCGTCGGTGAGTGTCGAATTGCGGCGGCTGCCTGATCCGGAGGCGACCGGTCTCGGCGGCCCAGAGGTCCAGATCTTCGATCCGGATAAGGATGTCGACTCGCTGAAAGCCTACGACGCGATCGTGTTGGGTGCGCCAACCTGCTTCGGCAACATCTCGCCGCCAATGATGGAGTTCCTTGCTCGAACCAACACGCTGTGGAAGCAGCGGGCGCTCGTCGGAAAGGTGGGCGGCGCGTTCACGTCCTCGGCATCCCAGCACGGCGGTCAGGAAGTCACGCTGCGCGCGCTGCACACGAGTTTTCTTCATCATGGGATGACGGTCGTGGGAGTGCCCTACTTGGCTCGCGGCCTCGGAACGATGACCGAGCTCAGCGGTGGCACGCCCTACGGCGCGAGCACTGTCTGCGGGCCGGATGGCGCCCGAGCGCCGTCGGTGACCGAAGTCGAGATCGCAAGATTCCAGGGGCTACACACTGCGGCGACAACGGCCGCCATGGTGCGGGGCCGGGCAGCTCTGGGTCAGGACATGGCGGCGGAGTAA